The Oscillospiraceae bacterium genome has a window encoding:
- a CDS encoding nucleoside monophosphate kinase, with product MILTLLGAPGAGKGTLARNLAKKLEIPTISTGALLRDEIGKGSPLGQEIDRLISKGNFVSDEMVYKLLINRLSEPDCRNGYILDGFPRNTAQVENLAELGIKLDKALLLDVSDETIINRLAGRRECPNCRATFHIQYNPPKQDNICDECGTTLKIREDDRPEVISKRLDIYRKETQPLIQLFSEKGLLVAVQSCVGVEDTVENALQVLGVRL from the coding sequence ATGATTTTGACATTATTAGGAGCGCCCGGTGCCGGTAAAGGAACTTTGGCGCGAAATTTAGCAAAAAAATTAGAAATTCCAACCATCTCAACCGGAGCATTGCTCCGGGATGAGATTGGTAAGGGCTCTCCATTAGGACAAGAAATTGATCGGCTGATTTCCAAAGGAAATTTTGTGTCGGACGAAATGGTTTACAAGTTACTCATCAATAGACTTTCGGAGCCAGATTGTCGGAACGGATACATTTTAGACGGTTTTCCCAGAAATACTGCTCAGGTAGAAAATTTGGCTGAGTTGGGAATCAAGCTGGATAAAGCGTTGCTTTTAGATGTGTCTGATGAAACGATTATCAATCGTTTAGCCGGTCGCAGAGAATGTCCAAATTGCAGAGCTACCTTTCATATTCAGTATAATCCACCGAAACAGGACAATATTTGTGACGAATGCGGTACCACTCTGAAGATCAGAGAGGATGACCGACCGGAGGTAATTTCCAAACGGTTGGATATTTATCGCAAAGAAACACAACCTTTAATTCAACTTTTCTCTGAAAAGGGATTATTGGTAGCCGTTCAAAGTTGTGTCGGTGTGGAAGATACTGTGGAAAATGCATTACAAGTGCTGGGTGTAAGATTATGA
- a CDS encoding inosine monophosphate cyclohydrolase gives MNQIAELLNTNSYPGRGIIVGKSKDGEHAVTAYFIMGRSENSRNRVFVTEGEGIRTEAFDPSKLSDPSLIIYAPVRVLGDKTVVTNGDQTDTVYDFLKDGKTFEEALRTREFEPDAPNYTPRISAELTVNSGFSYKMSILKSAMGNGESCQRFFYEYSQPVAGEGHFIHTYKCDGNPIPSFYGEPELVEINEDIDAFTNTLWTNLNEDNKVSLFVRYISLKDGSYETRIINKNK, from the coding sequence ATGAATCAGATTGCAGAATTACTGAATACAAATTCTTATCCCGGCAGAGGCATCATCGTTGGAAAATCCAAAGACGGTGAACATGCCGTAACCGCATATTTTATTATGGGAAGAAGCGAAAACAGTCGTAACCGTGTGTTTGTGACGGAAGGAGAAGGCATCCGCACCGAAGCGTTTGACCCCTCCAAATTAAGCGATCCCTCTTTAATTATTTATGCACCTGTTCGTGTACTGGGGGATAAAACCGTGGTGACCAACGGTGACCAGACCGACACCGTGTATGACTTCTTAAAAGATGGCAAAACCTTCGAAGAAGCACTTCGTACCCGTGAGTTTGAACCCGATGCTCCAAACTACACTCCCCGTATTTCTGCAGAACTGACCGTAAATAGCGGATTTTCCTATAAAATGTCTATTTTAAAAAGTGCAATGGGCAACGGCGAATCCTGCCAGAGATTCTTCTATGAATATTCTCAGCCCGTAGCGGGTGAAGGCCATTTCATCCATACCTACAAATGTGACGGTAATCCCATCCCTTCTTTCTATGGGGAACCCGAACTGGTGGAAATTAACGAAGATATTGACGCTTTTACCAACACCTTATGGACAAACTTAAATGAAGACAACAAGGTTTCCTTGTTTGTAAGATACATTTCTTTAAAAGACGGTTCTTATGAGACCAGAATCATCAACAAAAACAAATAA
- a CDS encoding phosphoribosylformylglycinamidine cyclo-ligase, with the protein MNEAYKQAGVDIHAGYRSVELIKESVKKTFTNGVMTDIGGFGGLFELFKTGNYTNPVLVSGTDGVGTKLKIAFLTGKHDTVGQDCVAMCVNDIVCSGAKPLFFLDYLAVGKNVPERIAEIVKGVSDGCILGECALVGGETAEMPGFYPVDEYDLAGFSVGVVDKDKIIDGSTVAEGDVLIGVASSGIHSNGYSLVRKVFELNGPEEEAKKNLAAYYDELGMTLGEALIIPTKIYVKTVLAVLAQYKVKAISHITGGGFYENIPRMLPKGTEAVIKKDSFPVLPIFKLLQAKGGISEENMYNTYNMGIGLCMAVNKGDADGVVKIIESLGEKAYILGTVENGDAGVKLI; encoded by the coding sequence ATGAATGAAGCATATAAACAGGCGGGCGTAGATATCCACGCAGGATACCGTTCCGTGGAACTGATTAAAGAAAGCGTAAAGAAAACTTTTACCAATGGCGTTATGACCGACATCGGCGGTTTTGGCGGTCTGTTTGAACTGTTTAAAACCGGTAACTACACCAATCCCGTTTTAGTATCCGGTACTGACGGTGTGGGCACCAAATTAAAAATTGCATTCTTAACCGGCAAACACGATACCGTTGGCCAGGACTGTGTTGCAATGTGTGTAAACGATATTGTTTGCTCCGGTGCAAAACCTCTGTTCTTCTTAGACTACTTAGCAGTTGGCAAAAACGTGCCTGAAAGAATCGCAGAAATCGTAAAAGGTGTCAGCGACGGCTGTATCTTAGGTGAATGTGCGTTAGTTGGCGGTGAAACTGCAGAAATGCCCGGTTTCTATCCTGTGGACGAATACGATTTGGCAGGATTCTCCGTGGGCGTTGTGGATAAAGATAAAATTATCGACGGCTCCACCGTGGCAGAAGGCGACGTGTTAATCGGCGTGGCTTCCTCCGGGATTCATTCCAATGGTTACTCTCTGGTGAGAAAAGTGTTTGAATTAAACGGTCCCGAAGAAGAAGCGAAGAAAAATTTAGCCGCATATTATGATGAACTGGGTATGACCTTAGGCGAAGCTTTAATCATCCCCACCAAAATTTATGTAAAAACCGTGCTGGCTGTGTTAGCTCAGTACAAAGTGAAAGCAATTTCTCATATCACCGGCGGCGGTTTCTATGAAAACATTCCGAGAATGTTACCCAAAGGTACCGAAGCGGTCATTAAAAAAGATTCCTTCCCGGTGCTACCCATCTTTAAACTGTTGCAGGCAAAAGGCGGTATTTCGGAAGAAAATATGTATAACACCTATAATATGGGTATCGGTCTTTGCATGGCTGTGAACAAAGGCGATGCAGACGGCGTGGTAAAAATCATCGAATCCTTAGGGGAAAAAGCATATATTTTAGGTACCGTAGAAAACGGTGACGCAGGAGTGAAACTGATCTAA
- the rpmE gene encoding 50S ribosomal protein L31 — translation MKQGIHPDYKKTTITCACGAVYETGSSKENLHVEICAKCHPFYTGKQKLVDTGGRVEKFKKKFGL, via the coding sequence ATGAAACAGGGAATCCATCCGGATTACAAAAAAACCACTATCACCTGTGCTTGTGGCGCGGTTTATGAAACCGGCTCCAGCAAGGAAAACCTGCACGTGGAAATTTGTGCAAAATGCCATCCGTTCTATACCGGCAAACAGAAACTGGTAGACACCGGCGGACGTGTAGAAAAATTCAAAAAGAAATTTGGTTTATAA
- a CDS encoding DNA-directed RNA polymerase subunit alpha, which produces MILIEKPNIEFLDRSPSGDYAKFSLSPLNRGYGTTLGNSLRRILLSSLEGVAPTSVKIDGVVHEFSTIPGVKEDVTEIILNVKNIAAKLFCDGPKTVILEADGECVLTAGDIKPDAEVEIKNPELHIATLNKDAKFYMEIVFDHGIGYVPSELNKTPTLPVGAIPVDSIYTPVKKVNATVENTRVGNKTDHDKLTLEVWTNGVLTADEAVGWAAKIMSEHLSLFVGLSEEAKNSDIMVEKEEDYKEKVLEMTIEDLDLSVRSYNCLKRAGINNVEDLSKKTQEEMIKVRNLGRKSMEEVIAKLEALGLTLAQEEE; this is translated from the coding sequence ATGATTTTAATTGAAAAACCCAATATCGAATTTTTAGACCGGTCACCCAGCGGTGATTATGCTAAATTTTCCTTAAGCCCGTTAAATCGGGGATATGGTACTACCCTTGGTAACAGCTTGAGAAGAATTCTGTTATCTTCTTTGGAAGGTGTTGCTCCCACCAGCGTGAAAATTGATGGTGTGGTACACGAATTCTCCACCATTCCCGGTGTGAAAGAAGATGTAACCGAAATTATTCTGAATGTAAAAAATATCGCTGCAAAACTGTTCTGTGACGGTCCTAAAACCGTGATTTTAGAAGCAGACGGCGAATGTGTTTTAACTGCCGGCGATATCAAACCGGATGCAGAAGTGGAAATTAAAAACCCCGAACTGCACATTGCAACCTTAAATAAAGACGCAAAATTCTATATGGAAATTGTGTTTGACCACGGTATCGGATATGTTCCTTCTGAACTGAATAAAACTCCGACTCTGCCTGTGGGTGCAATTCCGGTTGACTCCATTTATACTCCTGTAAAGAAGGTAAATGCAACTGTTGAAAACACCAGAGTAGGTAACAAAACCGACCATGATAAACTGACTTTGGAAGTTTGGACCAACGGCGTGTTGACTGCTGACGAAGCAGTTGGCTGGGCTGCAAAAATCATGAGCGAGCATCTGTCTTTATTCGTAGGTTTGTCCGAAGAAGCAAAGAACAGCGATATCATGGTGGAAAAAGAAGAAGACTACAAAGAAAAAGTTTTGGAAATGACTATCGAGGATTTAGACTTGTCTGTTCGTTCTTACAACTGTCTGAAACGTGCAGGTATCAACAATGTTGAAGACCTGTCCAAGAAGACTCAGGAAGAAATGATTAAGGTAAGAAACTTAGGTAGAAAATCCATGGAAGAAGTTATTGCCAAATTAGAAGCGTTAGGCTTGACTCTGGCGCAGGAAGAAGAATAA
- a CDS encoding phosphoribosylglycinamide formyltransferase, with protein MKKIVVLVSGGGTNLQALIDAKDVIVSGEITKVISSKPDVYALERAKNAGIPGVVVARKSFPDNESYQKALLAELKAENPDLIVLAGFLSIIGEEIIKEFPEKIINVHPSLIPSFCGDGFYGLKVHEAALKKGVKVTGATVHFVNEITDGGRIILQQPVMVEDGDTPEVLQKRVMEQAEWKILPQACELVLSGRV; from the coding sequence ATGAAAAAGATTGTTGTGTTAGTGTCCGGCGGCGGTACCAACCTGCAGGCATTGATTGATGCCAAGGATGTGATTGTGTCGGGTGAAATTACCAAAGTAATTTCCTCCAAACCGGATGTGTATGCATTGGAACGTGCCAAAAACGCAGGGATTCCCGGTGTGGTAGTGGCAAGAAAAAGCTTTCCCGATAACGAAAGCTATCAGAAAGCGCTCCTTGCCGAATTAAAAGCGGAAAATCCCGATTTAATCGTGTTGGCAGGATTTTTATCCATTATCGGAGAAGAAATTATCAAAGAATTTCCCGAAAAAATCATCAACGTGCATCCGTCCCTCATTCCGTCTTTTTGCGGAGACGGTTTCTACGGACTGAAAGTTCACGAAGCGGCTTTAAAAAAAGGAGTAAAAGTGACCGGTGCAACGGTGCATTTTGTCAACGAAATTACCGACGGTGGCAGAATCATTTTGCAACAGCCCGTGATGGTAGAGGATGGTGACACTCCCGAAGTGTTGCAAAAAAGAGTAATGGAGCAGGCAGAATGGAAGATTCTACCCCAAGCCTGTGAATTGGTTTTAAGTGGCAGAGTATAG
- the infA gene encoding translation initiation factor IF-1: protein MPKDDVLELEGTVIEALPNAQFTVELENGHKILAHISGKLRMHYIKILPGDKVTLEMSPYDLTRGRIVWRAK, encoded by the coding sequence ATGCCGAAAGATGATGTACTTGAATTAGAAGGAACTGTAATTGAAGCATTACCCAATGCTCAGTTCACAGTTGAATTAGAAAATGGGCACAAAATTTTAGCTCATATCTCAGGAAAATTAAGAATGCACTACATTAAAATTCTGCCGGGAGATAAAGTGACTTTAGAAATGTCTCCCTATGATTTAACCAGAGGCAGAATTGTATGGAGAGCGAAATAA
- the secY gene encoding preprotein translocase subunit SecY, with amino-acid sequence MFSILKNAWKIPDLRKKLLYTLLLLVVFRLGSHIPVPFINRDILPQLFGSGNNTLFGLANIMSGNALEQATIFAMSITPYINSSIIMQLLTVAIPALEKMAKEGEEGKKKIAKITRIVTIVLAFVQASGLYMAVVDTSFKGPITFFAVVLTLTAGTAFLMWLGEQINEKGVGNGISMIIFAGIVSGAPTALYSFIVGGTNWLIIAALALIILVVIGFIVLMNNAERRIPVQYAKRVVGRKMYGGQSTHVPIKVAMAGVLPIIFAVSIMAFPATIAQMLGGAGTGFWAGVIRVLSPGSIWYSIIYFILIILFTFFYTELQFNPIEIANNMKANGGFVPGLRPGKPTSDFIRMVLNRITLIGAIFIALIAVVPTLLSHINPAFAFGGSSLIIVVGVAIETVKQIESQMLMRHYKGFLD; translated from the coding sequence ATGTTTAGCATATTAAAAAATGCATGGAAAATTCCGGATCTGAGAAAAAAACTCTTATACACTTTGCTGTTACTGGTTGTTTTCAGATTAGGATCGCATATCCCTGTTCCCTTTATTAACAGAGATATTTTACCCCAGCTGTTTGGCAGCGGAAATAATACTCTGTTTGGTTTAGCAAACATTATGTCCGGTAATGCTTTAGAGCAAGCAACTATTTTTGCAATGAGCATCACCCCTTACATTAACTCATCCATTATCATGCAGCTTCTGACTGTTGCAATTCCCGCTTTGGAAAAAATGGCTAAAGAAGGGGAAGAAGGCAAAAAGAAAATTGCAAAAATCACTCGTATTGTTACCATCGTTTTAGCATTTGTTCAGGCATCCGGTTTATACATGGCTGTTGTTGATACAAGCTTTAAAGGACCGATCACCTTCTTTGCTGTAGTTCTTACCTTAACAGCTGGTACCGCATTCTTAATGTGGTTAGGTGAGCAGATTAATGAAAAAGGTGTTGGTAACGGTATCTCCATGATCATCTTTGCAGGTATCGTATCCGGTGCTCCTACTGCGCTGTATTCCTTTATCGTAGGTGGAACCAACTGGTTAATCATTGCTGCACTGGCGTTGATTATCCTGGTTGTAATCGGTTTCATCGTTCTGATGAACAATGCTGAAAGAAGAATTCCTGTTCAGTATGCAAAAAGAGTTGTTGGTAGAAAAATGTATGGCGGCCAGAGCACTCACGTGCCGATTAAGGTTGCTATGGCAGGGGTTTTACCCATCATCTTTGCTGTATCTATTATGGCATTCCCTGCAACCATCGCACAGATGCTTGGCGGTGCAGGTACCGGATTCTGGGCAGGCGTTATCCGTGTGTTATCACCCGGTAGCATTTGGTACTCCATCATTTATTTCATTCTGATTATTCTGTTCACATTCTTCTATACTGAACTGCAGTTTAATCCGATTGAAATTGCAAATAACATGAAGGCTAACGGTGGTTTCGTTCCCGGCTTAAGACCTGGTAAACCCACCAGTGACTTCATCCGTATGGTATTAAACAGAATCACTCTGATCGGTGCAATCTTTATTGCGTTGATTGCAGTTGTTCCCACCTTGCTCTCGCACATCAATCCTGCGTTTGCATTCGGTGGATCTTCTCTGATCATCGTAGTAGGTGTTGCAATTGAAACCGTAAAACAGATTGAATCTCAGATGTTGATGAGACATTATAAAGGCTTCTTAGATTAA
- the rpsM gene encoding 30S ribosomal protein S13 — MARIAGIDLPREKRVEIGLTYIYGIGVSASRRILKETGINPDTRVKDLTDEEVAKLRDNIDKNHVVEGDLRRDVAMDIKRLIEIGCYRGTRHRKGLPCRGQRTKTNARTRKGPRKTMANKKK; from the coding sequence ATGGCAAGAATTGCTGGTATCGACTTACCCAGAGAAAAAAGAGTAGAAATCGGTTTGACCTATATCTACGGAATTGGTGTTTCTGCTTCCAGAAGAATTTTAAAAGAAACCGGAATCAATCCCGACACCAGAGTTAAAGATTTAACCGATGAAGAAGTAGCAAAATTAAGAGATAATATCGACAAAAACCATGTAGTTGAAGGTGATCTTCGCCGTGACGTTGCAATGGATATCAAACGTTTGATTGAAATTGGATGTTACAGAGGAACCAGACACAGAAAAGGTCTGCCTTGCAGAGGTCAGAGAACCAAAACCAACGCAAGAACCAGAAAAGGTCCCAGAAAAACTATGGCAAACAAAAAGAAATAA
- the rpmJ gene encoding 50S ribosomal protein L36, translating into MKVRPSVKKICEKCKVIRRKGNIMVICENPKHKQRQG; encoded by the coding sequence ATGAAAGTAAGACCGTCTGTAAAAAAAATCTGCGAAAAATGTAAAGTTATCCGCAGAAAAGGAAATATCATGGTAATTTGCGAAAACCCCAAACACAAACAGAGACAGGGTTAA
- a CDS encoding 50S ribosomal protein L17 → MAGTRKLGRPTDHRIAMLKNLVTALLEHGKMETTVTRAKETRALAEKMITLAKKDTLHARRQALAFITKEDVVKKLFEEIAPKYAERNGGYTRIIKTFERRGDAALMSVIELV, encoded by the coding sequence ATGGCAGGAACCAGAAAATTAGGTCGTCCTACAGACCATAGAATCGCTATGCTCAAAAATCTTGTTACTGCTCTGTTAGAACACGGTAAAATGGAAACCACCGTTACCAGAGCAAAAGAAACCAGAGCATTGGCTGAAAAAATGATTACTCTTGCGAAAAAAGATACTTTACATGCAAGAAGACAGGCGCTGGCTTTTATCACCAAAGAAGATGTTGTGAAAAAGCTGTTTGAAGAAATCGCTCCGAAATATGCTGAAAGAAACGGTGGTTACACCAGAATCATCAAAACTTTCGAACGCCGTGGCGATGCAGCTTTAATGTCTGTAATCGAATTAGTATAA
- a CDS encoding DUF3794 domain-containing protein, with translation MKIKRACSKNNHKGEPSMMEANVTKTVWTKNVSQPIEWDLNVSDSKRDILKILSQKLTGYVSEYSVRDNLFTAKVKLCANLLYLPEGAQMGQICSISHSDTILIKEEIPSSLAWDFSDIAFSVSQNNPVFINSRKAGIRGRLHLTLTLKENVFIPRLTIDEDVECLSETIPTYCILQSTEEEFPVALNFPLPPGKPPVAEILESSLQVRNQDLKPISNKVVAKGDYTLKMLYYSTLSTLETAECSSPFTEIVDMGAEEKDFLIYDMIPFLEDIKVTENEENEAKSIHATGVMQLKLQATTPGKTSYIIDAYSPNCAVKLLKKTTSFEQLQILPPETVSIKEIIALPDVQFEGIADISCTPKLNNTKIEHHRIIMSGDLDTIILYQTPSGMNSLSRQIPFELVHDLSAPIACESATAKLFPNHFSYNILNQNSLELRMGVTAQMMMHHTTQKEYVEGILPDREKPLKIDRAPIVAYMIKPGDTLFNIAKKYATTVDRLKAVNNIDNDRNLKVGSYLIIE, from the coding sequence ATGAAAATAAAAAGAGCCTGCTCAAAAAATAATCACAAAGGAGAACCTTCTATGATGGAAGCAAACGTGACAAAAACTGTTTGGACAAAAAACGTCAGCCAACCCATTGAATGGGATTTAAACGTATCCGATTCCAAACGTGATATTTTAAAAATTCTCTCACAAAAACTTACGGGCTATGTATCGGAATATAGTGTTCGGGACAACTTATTCACAGCCAAGGTGAAGCTTTGTGCCAATCTGCTGTACTTACCAGAAGGTGCCCAGATGGGACAAATTTGTTCCATCTCCCACTCTGACACCATTTTAATCAAAGAAGAAATCCCCTCTTCCTTAGCCTGGGATTTTTCCGACATTGCCTTTTCTGTCTCCCAAAATAATCCTGTATTTATCAATTCACGAAAAGCAGGAATCCGAGGCAGATTGCACCTTACACTTACCTTAAAAGAAAATGTTTTCATTCCCCGCCTTACCATAGACGAAGATGTTGAATGTTTGAGCGAGACGATTCCTACATACTGCATTCTTCAAAGCACAGAAGAAGAATTTCCGGTTGCCTTAAATTTTCCGCTACCACCGGGAAAACCTCCTGTGGCGGAAATTCTAGAGTCCTCTCTGCAGGTGAGGAATCAAGATTTAAAACCTATTTCCAATAAGGTTGTAGCCAAAGGTGACTACACATTAAAAATGTTGTATTACTCCACGCTATCCACCCTAGAAACTGCTGAATGTTCCTCTCCCTTCACTGAAATCGTGGATATGGGAGCGGAAGAAAAAGATTTTTTAATATACGATATGATACCTTTTTTAGAGGATATTAAAGTCACCGAAAATGAAGAAAACGAGGCAAAATCTATTCACGCCACCGGTGTGATGCAGTTAAAACTGCAAGCAACAACACCCGGGAAAACTTCTTATATCATCGATGCTTACAGCCCCAACTGCGCTGTCAAGCTGTTAAAGAAAACCACCTCTTTCGAACAACTTCAGATTCTGCCGCCCGAAACGGTTTCCATCAAGGAAATTATTGCGTTACCCGATGTGCAATTTGAAGGAATTGCAGATATATCCTGCACTCCGAAACTTAATAACACTAAAATTGAGCATCACCGAATCATCATGTCGGGAGACTTGGATACCATCATCTTATATCAGACGCCCTCAGGAATGAACTCTTTATCCCGACAAATCCCCTTTGAACTGGTACATGACCTTTCAGCTCCCATCGCTTGTGAAAGCGCAACTGCAAAGCTATTCCCCAACCATTTTTCTTATAATATCTTAAATCAAAATTCTTTGGAACTGCGAATGGGTGTCACTGCACAAATGATGATGCACCATACCACCCAAAAAGAATATGTGGAAGGAATTTTACCCGACCGCGAAAAGCCATTGAAAATTGACCGTGCTCCCATTGTTGCCTATATGATAAAACCGGGGGATACCCTGTTTAACATTGCCAAAAAATATGCCACCACCGTGGACCGCTTGAAAGCGGTGAACAACATTGACAACGACCGCAATTTAAAGGTTGGCAGTTATCTGATTATTGAGTAA
- the map gene encoding type I methionyl aminopeptidase, with amino-acid sequence MIYIKSKEEITLMKKAGQITKGALQKAIEAVRPGIKTIELDKIAENFIRKCNATPSFYQYNGYPMHICVSVNDEVVHGIPGEYVIQEGDIVSIDCGACYKGYHGDCADTAFAGAVSQEAKLLVEATRESFFLGMKQAVAGNRVGDISETIQTFIEGKGFSIVRDLEGHGIGANLHEGPSVPNFGRAGKGPKLMPGMTIAVEPMVNLGQYPVYQDAIDRWTIRTVDGSLSAHYENTILITDSEPVILTTL; translated from the coding sequence ATGATTTATATTAAAAGTAAAGAAGAAATTACACTGATGAAAAAAGCTGGTCAGATTACCAAAGGTGCTTTACAAAAAGCTATCGAAGCGGTAAGACCGGGAATCAAGACAATTGAGCTTGACAAAATTGCAGAAAATTTCATCAGAAAATGCAATGCTACCCCATCTTTTTACCAATACAATGGTTATCCGATGCACATTTGTGTTTCGGTGAACGATGAGGTGGTGCATGGAATTCCCGGTGAATACGTGATTCAGGAAGGCGATATTGTCAGCATTGATTGCGGCGCTTGTTATAAAGGATATCATGGCGACTGTGCCGACACTGCATTCGCCGGAGCCGTTTCCCAAGAGGCAAAGCTTCTTGTGGAAGCAACCCGAGAAAGTTTCTTTTTAGGGATGAAGCAGGCTGTGGCAGGAAACAGAGTCGGAGATATTTCAGAAACCATTCAGACATTTATTGAAGGAAAAGGGTTTTCCATTGTTCGTGATTTGGAAGGCCACGGCATCGGAGCGAATTTGCACGAAGGGCCGTCGGTTCCCAATTTCGGAAGAGCAGGGAAGGGACCCAAGCTGATGCCGGGGATGACCATTGCCGTGGAACCTATGGTAAACCTAGGGCAATATCCTGTGTATCAGGATGCCATAGACCGTTGGACTATCCGTACGGTGGACGGCAGCCTATCGGCACATTACGAAAATACCATTCTTATCACAGACAGTGAACCTGTCATCTTAACTACGTTATAA
- the purE gene encoding 5-(carboxyamino)imidazole ribonucleotide mutase yields the protein MPKVAVIMGSDSDFPQLKGCIKTLKDYGVDVEVKVMSAHRTPEDAAQFSKNAKANGFEVIIAAAGKAAHLGGVLAAFTTLPVIGIPIKASTLDGLDALLSIVQMPKGIPVATVAIDGGDNAAILALQILSLKYKDIESKLEQMKENMANEVRAKDKKLQDEVASL from the coding sequence ATGCCGAAAGTTGCAGTCATTATGGGAAGCGATTCTGATTTTCCCCAGTTAAAAGGATGTATTAAAACCTTAAAAGATTACGGAGTGGACGTGGAAGTGAAAGTGATGTCTGCTCACAGAACTCCTGAAGATGCGGCACAGTTTTCCAAAAACGCCAAAGCGAACGGTTTTGAAGTGATTATTGCGGCTGCAGGAAAGGCGGCACATTTAGGTGGCGTTTTAGCAGCGTTTACCACCTTGCCTGTGATCGGTATTCCCATTAAGGCGTCTACCTTAGACGGCCTGGATGCACTGTTATCCATCGTGCAGATGCCAAAAGGTATCCCTGTGGCAACCGTAGCCATTGACGGTGGCGACAATGCGGCAATTTTAGCACTGCAGATACTTTCCCTAAAGTATAAAGATATTGAAAGTAAATTAGAACAAATGAAAGAGAATATGGCAAACGAAGTTCGTGCCAAAGATAAAAAACTTCAGGACGAAGTGGCAAGTTTATAA
- the rpsD gene encoding 30S ribosomal protein S4 — protein MARYTGAVCRLCRRENQKLFLKGTRCFSEKCALSKRAYAPGQHGQARKKMSEYGVQLREKQKTRRYYGVLEGQFANYYEMAVKKAGITGENLLIILESRLDNIVYRLGWATSRPEARQLVRHGHFEVNGQKANIPSILLKAGDTITIKDKSRSSEKIKAVLETTESKVVPMWLSLDKNALSASIVRMPTRDEIDLEVEEHLIVELYSK, from the coding sequence ATGGCAAGATATACAGGTGCAGTGTGCCGTCTTTGCAGAAGAGAAAATCAGAAACTTTTCTTAAAAGGTACCAGATGTTTTTCTGAAAAATGTGCACTGTCTAAAAGAGCATATGCTCCCGGACAGCACGGCCAGGCAAGAAAGAAAATGTCTGAATACGGCGTTCAGCTGCGTGAAAAACAGAAAACTAGAAGATATTATGGCGTATTAGAAGGTCAGTTTGCAAACTACTACGAAATGGCTGTTAAAAAAGCAGGCATCACCGGTGAAAACTTACTGATCATCTTAGAATCCAGATTAGATAACATCGTTTACAGATTAGGTTGGGCTACTTCCAGACCGGAAGCTAGACAGCTGGTTAGACATGGCCATTTTGAAGTAAACGGTCAGAAAGCAAACATTCCTTCTATCTTACTGAAGGCAGGAGATACCATCACCATTAAAGATAAGAGCCGCAGCTCTGAAAAGATTAAAGCAGTGTTAGAAACTACCGAATCTAAAGTAGTTCCCATGTGGTTATCTTTAGATAAAAACGCTTTAAGCGCTTCTATCGTAAGAATGCCCACCAGAGACGAAATCGATCTGGAAGTTGAAGAACACTTAATCGTTGAGTTGTACTCCAAATAA
- the rpsK gene encoding 30S ribosomal protein S11, with the protein MAKAVKRTTRRRKEKKHIEKGAVHIQSSFNNTIVTITDVAGNALSWASAGGLGFRGSRKNTPFAAQMAAETAAKAAMEHGLKTVEVFVKGPGSGREAAIRALQTAGLEVTMIKDVTPIPHNGCRPPKRRRV; encoded by the coding sequence ATGGCTAAAGCGGTTAAAAGAACTACCAGAAGAAGAAAAGAGAAGAAGCACATTGAGAAAGGTGCAGTTCATATTCAGTCTTCTTTCAACAATACAATCGTAACCATCACTGACGTTGCAGGTAATGCACTTTCTTGGGCATCCGCAGGTGGTCTGGGCTTCAGAGGCTCCAGAAAAAACACCCCGTTTGCTGCACAGATGGCTGCTGAAACTGCTGCAAAAGCTGCTATGGAACATGGCTTAAAAACTGTTGAAGTTTTCGTAAAAGGTCCCGGTTCCGGTAGAGAAGCTGCAATCAGAGCACTGCAGACCGCAGGTTTGGAAGTTACCATGATTAAAGACGTAACTCCTATTCCTCACAACGGTTGCAGACCTCCGAAGAGAAGAAGAGTATAA